Proteins from a genomic interval of Kribbella aluminosa:
- a CDS encoding ATP-dependent DNA ligase — translation MRLPVMPPVKPMLAKPVKEIPRGDLSYEPKWDGFRSIIFRDGDEVEIGSRNEKPMTRYFPELVEAVLANLPERCAIDGEIIVIGESGDRLDFEVLQQRIHPAASRVNMLSEKTPARFVAFDLLALGDDDYTERPFAERRTALLDALAGVKEPIHVTPATADHDTAARWFEQFEGAGLDGLIAKPLDGTYQPDKRVMFKIKPERTADCVVAGYRLHKSGPDRIGSLLLGLYNDDGTLASVGVIGAFPMERRKELFTEMQPLVTTFDDHPWAWAKQEEGVRTPRNAEGSRWQAGKDLSFTPLRPERVVEVRYDHMEGIRFRHTAQFVRWRPDRTPESCTYEQLEEPLKFDLADVLSSAQR, via the coding sequence ATGCGACTGCCAGTGATGCCGCCGGTCAAGCCGATGCTCGCCAAGCCGGTCAAGGAGATCCCCCGCGGAGACCTGTCCTACGAGCCGAAGTGGGACGGGTTCCGGTCGATCATCTTCCGCGACGGCGACGAGGTGGAGATCGGCAGCCGGAACGAGAAGCCGATGACGCGGTACTTCCCGGAGCTGGTCGAGGCGGTGTTGGCCAACCTCCCGGAGCGCTGCGCGATCGACGGCGAGATCATCGTGATCGGCGAGTCCGGCGACCGGCTCGACTTCGAGGTGCTGCAGCAGCGCATCCACCCGGCCGCGAGCCGGGTGAACATGCTGTCCGAGAAGACCCCGGCCAGGTTCGTCGCGTTCGACCTGCTGGCGCTCGGTGACGACGACTACACGGAGCGCCCGTTCGCCGAACGGCGTACGGCGCTGCTCGACGCGCTGGCCGGCGTCAAGGAGCCGATCCACGTCACTCCGGCGACCGCCGACCACGACACCGCCGCGCGGTGGTTCGAGCAGTTCGAGGGCGCCGGCCTGGACGGGCTGATCGCCAAGCCCCTCGACGGCACGTACCAGCCCGACAAGCGGGTGATGTTCAAGATCAAGCCGGAGCGTACGGCGGACTGCGTCGTCGCCGGGTACCGCCTGCACAAGAGCGGCCCGGACCGGATCGGCTCGCTGCTGCTCGGCCTCTACAACGACGACGGCACCCTGGCCAGCGTCGGCGTGATCGGGGCGTTCCCGATGGAGCGCCGCAAGGAGCTGTTCACGGAAATGCAGCCGCTGGTCACGACGTTCGACGACCACCCGTGGGCCTGGGCCAAGCAGGAGGAAGGCGTTCGTACGCCGCGGAACGCCGAGGGCTCCCGGTGGCAGGCGGGCAAGGACCTGTCGTTCACGCCGCTGCGGCCGGAGCGCGTCGTCGAGGTGCGGTACGACCACATGGAAGGTATCCGGTTCCGGCACACCGCACAGTTCGTCCGCTGGCGCCCGGACCGGACGCCGGAGTCCTGCACCTACGAGCAGCTCGAGGAGCCGTTGAAGTTCGACCTGGCCGACGTACTCTCGAGCGCCCAGCGCTGA
- a CDS encoding polyphosphate kinase 2 family protein produces MAKQKKGDKASKKPVVKAAKAAGTKAQESVAGGGLRELLRVPAGEIDLTTYDTRSTAGFSGTKDDGKDALASLGAEVSDWQERLFAEGRSGGERSVLLVLQGMDTSGKGGVIRHGAGLMDPQGLKITSFKAPTPAEKRRGFLWRIRQAVPGGGMIGIFDRSHYEDVLIARVRELVTPNVWTRRYDQINDFEAELTASGVKIVKCYLHISPEEQRTRLEARLDDPTKYWKYNPGDVDERQLWPDYMDAYHAAIERCNTPDAPWYVIPSDRKWYRNWAVTTILLETLKELNPQWPAADFDVEKEKKRLAAT; encoded by the coding sequence ATGGCGAAGCAGAAGAAGGGCGACAAGGCGTCCAAGAAGCCGGTCGTGAAGGCTGCGAAGGCCGCTGGTACGAAGGCGCAGGAGTCGGTGGCTGGTGGGGGACTGCGGGAGCTGTTGCGGGTGCCGGCCGGCGAGATCGACCTGACGACGTACGACACGCGGTCGACGGCCGGGTTCAGCGGCACGAAGGACGACGGCAAGGACGCGCTGGCGAGTCTCGGGGCCGAGGTGTCGGACTGGCAGGAGCGGCTGTTCGCCGAGGGGCGCAGCGGCGGGGAGCGGAGCGTCCTGCTGGTGCTGCAGGGGATGGACACCTCCGGCAAGGGCGGCGTGATCCGGCACGGCGCGGGGCTGATGGACCCGCAGGGCCTGAAGATCACCTCGTTCAAGGCGCCGACGCCGGCCGAGAAGCGCCGCGGGTTCCTGTGGCGGATCCGGCAGGCCGTACCGGGCGGCGGGATGATCGGCATCTTCGACCGGTCGCACTACGAGGACGTCCTGATCGCCCGCGTCCGGGAGCTCGTCACGCCGAACGTCTGGACCCGGCGCTACGACCAGATCAACGATTTCGAGGCCGAGCTGACCGCGAGCGGCGTCAAGATCGTGAAGTGCTACCTGCACATCTCGCCCGAGGAACAGCGGACCCGGCTCGAGGCGCGCCTCGACGACCCGACCAAGTACTGGAAGTACAACCCGGGCGACGTCGACGAGCGGCAGCTGTGGCCGGACTACATGGACGCGTACCACGCCGCGATCGAGCGCTGTAACACCCCGGACGCACCCTGGTACGTGATCCCGAGCGACCGCAAGTGGTACCGGAACTGGGCGGTCACCACGATCCTGCTCGAGACCCTCAAGGAGCTGAACCCGCAGTGGCCGGCCGCCGACTTCGACGTCGAGAAGGAGAAGAAGCGCCTGGCCGCGACCTGA
- a CDS encoding aldo/keto reductase yields the protein MHTRTLGQGLQVSAVGLGCMGMSQSYGPNPGDRDDMIGVIRYAVEQAGVTFFDTAEVYGPYVNEELVGEALAPLRDQVVIATKFGWNIQDGKMLGTNSRPEQIRRVAESLRRLGIDVIDLFYQHRVDPEVPIEDVAGTVAELVQAGKVRHFGLSEAGAETIRRAHGVHPVTAVQSEYSLWTRDPEPEVLPTCAELGIGFVPFSPLGKGFLTGTVGTTTEFDAGDIRTRVPRFEAGNLTANEALVRYVRSLAEPKGCTPGQVALAWLLAQQPWIVPIPGTRRRGRIDENTAATRVALSADEIADLDALAARVGVQGDRYNPAGMAMVGL from the coding sequence ATGCACACACGAACGCTCGGTCAAGGTCTGCAGGTGTCCGCGGTCGGTCTCGGCTGCATGGGTATGTCGCAGAGTTACGGTCCCAACCCCGGTGACCGCGACGACATGATCGGCGTGATCCGGTACGCCGTCGAGCAGGCGGGCGTCACCTTCTTCGACACCGCCGAGGTGTACGGGCCGTACGTCAACGAGGAACTCGTGGGCGAGGCCCTGGCGCCGCTGCGGGACCAGGTGGTGATCGCGACGAAGTTCGGGTGGAACATCCAGGACGGCAAGATGCTCGGGACGAACTCACGCCCGGAGCAGATCCGGCGGGTCGCGGAGTCGCTGCGGCGGCTCGGGATCGACGTGATCGATCTGTTCTACCAGCACCGGGTGGATCCCGAGGTGCCGATCGAGGATGTCGCCGGGACGGTGGCCGAACTCGTACAGGCCGGGAAGGTGCGGCACTTCGGACTGTCCGAGGCCGGCGCGGAGACCATCCGCCGGGCGCACGGCGTACACCCTGTCACCGCGGTGCAGAGCGAGTACTCGCTGTGGACCCGCGATCCCGAGCCGGAGGTGCTGCCCACCTGTGCCGAGCTCGGCATCGGGTTCGTGCCGTTCAGCCCACTGGGCAAGGGCTTCCTGACCGGCACGGTCGGCACGACGACCGAGTTCGATGCCGGCGACATCCGGACCAGGGTCCCGCGCTTCGAGGCGGGCAACCTGACGGCCAACGAGGCGCTGGTGCGCTACGTCCGGTCCCTCGCCGAGCCGAAGGGGTGCACCCCGGGGCAGGTGGCGCTCGCCTGGCTGCTCGCCCAGCAGCCGTGGATCGTGCCGATCCCCGGCACCCGCCGCCGCGGCCGGATCGACGAGAACACCGCTGCCACCCGGGTCGCGCTGTCGGCCGACGAGATCGCCGATCTCGATGCCCTCGCTGCTCGCGTCGGAGTCCAGGGCGACCGCTACAACCCTGCCGGTATGGCGATGGTCGGCCTCTGA
- a CDS encoding YnfA family protein, with product MTVLRSILLFVLAAIAEIGGAWLIWQGWRDHRGILWIAGGIVALGAYGFVATFQPDANFGRILAAYGGIFVAGSLAWGMLVDHFKPDRYDLTGAAICLLGVAVIMYAPRG from the coding sequence GTGACCGTACTGCGTTCCATCCTGCTGTTCGTACTGGCGGCGATCGCGGAGATCGGCGGCGCCTGGCTGATCTGGCAAGGCTGGCGCGACCACCGCGGCATCCTCTGGATCGCCGGCGGAATAGTTGCCCTAGGCGCCTACGGCTTCGTCGCCACCTTCCAGCCGGACGCCAACTTCGGCCGCATCCTCGCCGCGTACGGCGGCATCTTCGTGGCCGGCTCCCTGGCCTGGGGCATGCTCGTCGACCACTTCAAACCCGACCGCTACGACCTCACCGGCGCCGCCATCTGCCTCCTCGGCGTAGCCGTCATCATGTACGCGCCCCGCGGATAG
- a CDS encoding zinc-binding dehydrogenase encodes MKAIRLHAFGPAENLVYEEVPEPVPPAGAVLVEVEAAGVHLVDTMIRAGATGGSPIPVPELPTVPGREVAGRVSAAGPDVDPSWIGKRVVVHLGMVPGGYAERAVAKVESLYELPGHVDAAQAVAAIGTGRTTAGILQQARLTMEDVVLVTSAAGGIGSYLIQAARNVGAIAVGLAGGPEKAELVRSLGAQYAIDYRDPDWAQTLKDALDGQEITVLLDGVGGTNGQQAFDLLGTGGRAFLFGWSGGGPIEFTHQDLMTRNLTVGWSLGAKMASRLRELESTALEETFEGRWQAVTTAFPLSDAATAHKSLETRATTGKVVLIP; translated from the coding sequence GTGAAAGCGATCAGACTGCATGCATTCGGCCCGGCGGAGAACCTGGTGTACGAGGAGGTCCCGGAGCCGGTGCCGCCGGCCGGTGCCGTTCTCGTCGAGGTCGAGGCCGCCGGGGTCCATCTCGTCGACACGATGATCCGGGCCGGGGCCACCGGCGGCAGCCCGATCCCGGTGCCGGAGCTGCCGACCGTCCCCGGCCGCGAGGTCGCCGGACGCGTCAGCGCGGCCGGGCCGGACGTCGACCCCTCCTGGATCGGGAAGCGCGTCGTCGTCCACCTCGGCATGGTCCCCGGCGGGTACGCCGAACGTGCGGTGGCGAAGGTGGAGTCGCTGTACGAGCTCCCCGGCCACGTCGACGCCGCGCAGGCGGTCGCCGCGATCGGCACCGGGCGTACGACGGCCGGAATCCTCCAGCAGGCCCGCCTCACGATGGAGGACGTCGTCCTGGTGACGTCCGCGGCCGGCGGGATCGGCAGCTACCTGATCCAGGCGGCGCGGAACGTCGGCGCGATCGCGGTCGGCCTGGCCGGCGGCCCGGAGAAGGCCGAACTCGTCCGCTCGCTCGGAGCGCAGTACGCGATCGACTACCGGGATCCGGACTGGGCGCAGACCCTGAAGGACGCGCTGGACGGCCAGGAGATCACGGTCCTCCTCGACGGCGTTGGCGGCACCAACGGTCAGCAGGCGTTCGACCTCCTCGGCACCGGCGGCCGCGCGTTCCTGTTCGGCTGGTCCGGCGGCGGCCCGATCGAGTTCACCCACCAGGACCTGATGACCCGCAACCTCACCGTCGGCTGGTCCCTGGGCGCCAAAATGGCAAGCCGCCTCCGCGAGCTCGAATCAACCGCCCTCGAAGAAACCTTCGAGGGCCGCTGGCAGGCAGTCACCACAGCCTTCCCACTGTCCGACGCCGCCACCGCCCACAAGTCCCTCGAAACCCGGGCCACCACGGGCAAGGTCGTCCTGATCCCCTGA
- a CDS encoding aldo/keto reductase — protein sequence MTNNWLRPLGSTGLTVSAVCAGGSGIAGMPAVFGYDVTSQEAVDLVLRVFDSPLSWIDTSNGYGDGTSETRIGQAIREYGGLPDGFLVATKVDAKDGDYSGARVRASVAESKERLGLDDLPLVYLHDPEAHDFETMRDAVDTLMQLRADGEIGHVGLAGGDTRELTRYLDLGGFEVLLVHNRWSLADHSAGGIFQRARTDGIAVVNAAVYGGGILANPAGATKYAYREAPAAVLEAVTAMDEACRECGVDLATAALRHSVDDPGIAGTVVGITKPTRVDALAEAFAADLPDELLNRLGSLLPDKRYWVEKETT from the coding sequence ATGACCAACAACTGGCTCCGCCCGCTCGGCTCCACCGGGCTGACCGTCTCGGCCGTCTGCGCCGGCGGCAGCGGTATCGCGGGCATGCCCGCCGTCTTCGGGTACGACGTGACCTCGCAGGAGGCCGTCGACCTGGTACTGCGGGTCTTCGACAGTCCGCTCAGCTGGATCGACACCTCCAACGGGTACGGCGACGGGACCAGCGAGACGCGGATCGGCCAGGCGATCCGGGAGTACGGCGGGCTGCCCGACGGGTTCCTGGTCGCGACCAAGGTGGACGCGAAGGACGGCGACTACTCCGGCGCCCGGGTCCGCGCGAGTGTTGCCGAGAGCAAGGAACGGCTCGGGCTGGACGACCTGCCGCTGGTCTACCTGCACGACCCGGAGGCCCACGACTTCGAGACGATGCGGGACGCCGTCGACACCCTCATGCAGCTCCGCGCGGACGGCGAGATCGGTCACGTCGGGCTGGCGGGCGGGGACACCCGCGAGCTGACGCGGTACCTCGACCTCGGCGGGTTCGAAGTACTGCTCGTGCACAACCGGTGGAGCCTGGCCGACCACTCGGCCGGCGGCATCTTCCAGCGCGCCCGCACCGACGGCATCGCGGTGGTGAACGCGGCGGTGTACGGCGGTGGCATCCTGGCGAACCCGGCGGGCGCGACCAAGTACGCGTACCGCGAGGCGCCGGCCGCCGTGCTCGAGGCCGTCACCGCGATGGACGAGGCCTGCCGCGAGTGCGGCGTCGACCTCGCCACCGCCGCGCTCCGGCACTCGGTGGACGACCCCGGGATCGCCGGGACGGTCGTCGGGATCACCAAACCCACCCGGGTCGATGCACTGGCCGAGGCGTTCGCCGCCGACCTCCCCGACGAGCTGCTTAACCGGTTAGGTAGCCTGCTGCCGGACAAGCGGTACTGGGTCGAGAAGGAGACGACGTGA
- the zapE gene encoding cell division protein ZapE yields the protein MVVRLSEQWPEVSPDRLLSECVPPPRFADVRFSTYRPDPDEPTQSEALAALTERGTHLAAPRRTRSLWSRLRSTPTDGGKPAIYLDGGFGVGKTHLLASLWHESAAPKMYCTFVELTNLVGALGLRTAVDALSSYRLICIDEFELDDPGDTMLISRLLGQLVDAGVEFAATSNTLPGKLGEGRFQAVEFLREIQGLAARFDVRRVDGPDYRHRGLPVAPGPWPDEKVEQEAAVRRNASCDHFVDLHRHLAELHPSKYGALLDGVETVAITDIRPLTDENVALRMVVLADRMYDRNLPLLASGVPLDELFSKDMLKGGYRKKYLRALSRLVALARAA from the coding sequence ATGGTGGTGCGGTTGAGCGAGCAGTGGCCAGAGGTCAGCCCCGACCGCTTGCTGTCGGAGTGCGTCCCCCCACCGCGCTTCGCGGACGTCCGGTTCTCGACGTACCGCCCCGACCCCGACGAGCCCACCCAGTCAGAAGCCCTGGCTGCCTTGACGGAACGAGGCACTCACCTGGCCGCGCCGAGACGCACCAGGTCGCTCTGGTCCCGCCTCCGCTCCACCCCCACGGACGGGGGCAAACCGGCTATCTACCTGGACGGAGGATTCGGCGTCGGAAAGACGCACCTCCTCGCCTCCCTCTGGCACGAGTCGGCCGCCCCGAAGATGTACTGCACCTTCGTGGAACTGACCAATCTGGTCGGTGCCCTCGGTCTACGAACCGCAGTCGATGCCCTCTCGTCCTATCGCCTGATCTGCATCGACGAGTTCGAGCTCGACGACCCTGGCGACACCATGCTGATCTCCCGCCTGCTCGGCCAGTTGGTCGACGCCGGCGTCGAGTTCGCCGCGACCTCCAACACCCTCCCCGGCAAACTCGGCGAGGGCCGTTTCCAGGCTGTCGAGTTCCTCCGCGAGATCCAGGGCCTCGCCGCCCGCTTCGACGTACGCCGGGTGGACGGCCCCGACTACCGCCACCGCGGCCTCCCGGTAGCGCCCGGCCCCTGGCCGGACGAGAAGGTCGAGCAGGAGGCCGCCGTACGCCGGAACGCTTCGTGCGACCACTTCGTCGACCTGCACCGCCACCTCGCGGAGCTGCACCCGAGCAAGTACGGCGCCCTCCTCGACGGCGTCGAGACCGTGGCGATCACCGACATCCGCCCGCTGACCGACGAGAACGTGGCGCTCCGGATGGTCGTCCTCGCGGACCGCATGTACGACCGCAACCTGCCCCTGCTGGCAAGCGGCGTACCTCTGGACGAGCTGTTCTCCAAGGACATGCTCAAGGGCGGCTACCGCAAGAAGTACCTGCGCGCCCTTTCCCGCTTGGTCGCGCTGGCCCGCGCTGCGTGA
- a CDS encoding DUF1707 and FHA domain-containing protein gives MTSAQVEWTRPSDAERDRALAVLRDGAGSGRLSHDTFIRRMNVVLRAQTHGELADVLRDLPRRESRFTTVTRNLRKKLPRLTLGRLVGGGGAPSPLGASAGGRRRRGPWRELLPRVVLVRREAAVPPAALALPAPGSPTVRIGRGPGATLRLGDVTVSRFHAELRYVGEGWLLRDLGSMNGTLVNDLRITTTVRVRPGDRVSFGAVSFTLTHQP, from the coding sequence ATGACGTCGGCCCAGGTGGAGTGGACGCGTCCCTCGGACGCCGAACGCGACCGCGCCCTGGCCGTCCTCCGCGACGGTGCCGGCTCCGGCCGTCTCTCTCACGACACCTTCATCCGCCGCATGAACGTCGTCCTCAGAGCCCAGACCCACGGCGAACTCGCCGACGTCCTCCGCGACCTGCCGCGCCGCGAATCCCGCTTCACCACCGTCACCCGCAACCTGCGAAAGAAGCTCCCGCGCCTCACACTTGGCCGCCTGGTGGGCGGTGGTGGAGCGCCGAGCCCTCTCGGGGCGTCGGCCGGCGGTCGCCGGCGTCGTGGGCCGTGGCGTGAGCTGTTGCCTCGGGTTGTGCTGGTGCGTCGGGAGGCGGCTGTTCCGCCGGCTGCACTTGCTTTGCCCGCGCCCGGATCTCCTACCGTGCGGATCGGGCGGGGGCCGGGAGCGACACTTCGGCTGGGGGATGTGACTGTTTCGCGGTTTCACGCCGAGTTGCGGTACGTCGGGGAGGGCTGGCTGCTCCGGGATCTCGGCTCGATGAACGGGACCCTCGTGAACGACCTGCGGATCACCACCACCGTCCGCGTGCGACCGGGTGACCGGGTCAGCTTCGGAGCGGTCAGCTTCACGTTGACGCACCAGCCGTAG
- a CDS encoding Clp protease N-terminal domain-containing protein yields MRYLERYDVLAVAARVLRCGSDDVVRRADLDAIDRVLTDVRRTGGLAEAAGVLLAGLVRARPFDGANRVVAVAVVLQFVSLNRADLQLEPVADVDDLLDRIAAGTAGQTEAVAFVRSRLDHRPVTAEDLQEHLKIELLVDDVIEDWWRGEPMYEQFSDQARQVIALAQEEARNLDHVYVGTEHLLLGVIVQGSGTAGKVLTDLGITAPGVRDLVVEIIGRGKSGANAGAIPFTPRAKSTFEFAWGEARARGAEQVGPEHLLLGVLHDGDGVGGQILTKLAEDVDLVRRKLEQRMNWRQRSEDLATGMLAEDPAKDWTTYGRRHHLLAELNAVLDENERLHEQVAHLRDLLRRHGIDPDG; encoded by the coding sequence ATGCGTTACCTCGAGCGGTACGACGTTCTCGCCGTCGCCGCGCGGGTGCTACGTTGCGGGTCCGACGACGTCGTACGCCGGGCCGACCTGGACGCGATCGACCGGGTGCTGACCGACGTACGGCGGACAGGCGGGCTGGCCGAAGCGGCCGGCGTACTGCTCGCGGGGCTGGTGCGGGCGCGTCCGTTCGACGGGGCGAACCGGGTCGTCGCGGTCGCGGTGGTGCTGCAGTTCGTCTCGCTGAACCGGGCCGACCTGCAACTCGAGCCGGTCGCGGACGTCGACGACCTGCTCGACCGGATCGCGGCCGGCACCGCCGGGCAGACCGAGGCCGTCGCGTTCGTCCGGAGCCGGCTCGACCACCGGCCGGTGACCGCCGAGGACCTGCAGGAACACCTGAAGATCGAGCTACTCGTCGACGACGTCATCGAGGACTGGTGGAGGGGTGAGCCGATGTACGAACAGTTCAGCGATCAGGCCAGGCAGGTCATCGCACTGGCGCAGGAGGAGGCCCGGAACCTCGACCACGTGTACGTCGGCACCGAGCATCTGCTGCTCGGCGTGATCGTCCAGGGCTCGGGCACGGCGGGCAAGGTGCTCACCGACCTCGGCATCACCGCCCCGGGGGTGCGGGACCTCGTGGTGGAGATCATCGGCCGGGGCAAGAGCGGTGCGAACGCGGGGGCGATCCCGTTCACGCCGCGCGCGAAGAGCACGTTCGAGTTCGCGTGGGGCGAGGCGCGGGCGCGGGGCGCGGAGCAGGTCGGCCCGGAGCACCTGCTGCTCGGCGTACTGCACGACGGCGACGGTGTCGGCGGCCAGATCCTCACCAAGCTCGCCGAGGACGTCGATCTGGTACGGCGGAAGCTCGAGCAGCGGATGAACTGGCGACAGCGGTCCGAGGACCTGGCCACCGGAATGCTCGCCGAAGACCCGGCCAAGGACTGGACGACGTACGGCCGACGCCATCACCTGCTCGCCGAGCTGAACGCCGTACTCGACGAGAACGAGCGGCTCCACGAGCAGGTCGCACACCTCCGCGACCTGCTCCGCCGGCACGGCATCGACCCGGACGGCTGA
- a CDS encoding GH1 family beta-glucosidase translates to MTNGFPSGFTWGAATASYQVEGAVSADGRGPSIWDTFANTPGAIADGTTGEVADDHYHRFADDIRLLADLGLTAYRFSIAWPRVMPAGAVNAAGLDFYRRLAETCLANGVTPYATLYHWDLPQPLEDAGGWLVRDTAERFRDYAAVTHDALSDVIKHWITLNEPWCSAFLGYGSGEHAPGRTEGTDALKAVHHLLLGHGLALDAIRTEDGTYGIALNPAPIHAATDSPADRDAARRVDGLRNRLFLEPLLSGQYPADVLEDTRTTEWFAAQEADLPLIGAPLDFLGVNYYCPTTVAAPDGPISTPGPSTQPGSENVGTVDPGLPKTQMGWSIQASGLRDLLVSINKLAPELPLYVTENGSAYPDVVTADGQVEDDERLDYLRQHVAVCKDLVTEGFPLKGYFAWSLLDNFEWAWGYSRRFGIVYVDYATQQRIVKKSGRWLQEFIA, encoded by the coding sequence GTGACGAACGGCTTCCCGAGCGGGTTCACCTGGGGCGCGGCCACCGCGTCGTACCAGGTCGAGGGTGCGGTCTCCGCGGACGGGCGCGGCCCGAGCATCTGGGACACGTTCGCGAACACCCCGGGCGCGATCGCGGACGGCACTACCGGCGAGGTGGCCGACGACCACTACCACCGGTTCGCCGACGACATCCGGCTGCTCGCCGACCTCGGGCTCACGGCGTACCGGTTCTCGATCGCCTGGCCGCGGGTCATGCCTGCCGGGGCCGTGAACGCGGCCGGTCTGGACTTCTACCGACGGCTCGCCGAGACCTGCCTGGCGAACGGCGTCACGCCGTACGCGACGCTGTACCACTGGGACCTGCCGCAGCCGCTCGAGGACGCCGGCGGGTGGCTGGTGCGTGACACCGCTGAGCGGTTCCGCGACTACGCCGCCGTCACCCACGACGCGCTGTCCGACGTGATCAAGCACTGGATCACGCTGAACGAGCCGTGGTGCTCGGCGTTCCTCGGGTACGGCAGCGGCGAGCACGCGCCGGGACGGACCGAGGGCACCGACGCACTGAAGGCCGTCCACCACCTGCTGCTCGGGCACGGTCTCGCGCTGGACGCGATCCGCACCGAGGATGGGACGTACGGCATCGCGCTGAACCCGGCGCCGATCCACGCCGCCACCGACTCCCCCGCCGACCGCGACGCCGCGCGCCGGGTCGACGGTCTGCGGAACCGGCTCTTCCTGGAGCCGTTGCTGTCCGGGCAGTACCCGGCGGACGTATTGGAGGACACCCGCACGACCGAGTGGTTCGCGGCGCAGGAGGCCGACCTGCCGCTGATCGGGGCGCCGCTGGACTTCCTCGGCGTGAACTACTACTGCCCGACCACGGTCGCCGCACCGGACGGGCCGATCTCCACGCCCGGTCCCAGCACCCAGCCGGGCAGCGAGAACGTCGGCACCGTCGACCCGGGGCTCCCGAAGACCCAGATGGGCTGGTCGATCCAGGCGTCCGGGCTGCGCGACCTCCTGGTCTCGATCAACAAGCTGGCGCCGGAGCTGCCGTTGTACGTGACCGAGAACGGGTCGGCGTACCCGGACGTGGTGACCGCGGACGGTCAGGTCGAGGACGACGAGCGGCTCGACTACCTGCGGCAACACGTTGCCGTGTGCAAGGACCTGGTGACCGAAGGGTTCCCGCTGAAGGGGTACTTCGCCTGGTCGCTGCTCGACAACTTCGAGTGGGCCTGGGGTTACAGCAGGCGCTTCGGGATCGTGTACGTCGACTACGCGACCCAGCAGCGGATCGTGAAGAAGAGCGGCCGCTGGCTGCAGGAGTTCATCGCTTGA
- a CDS encoding MerR family transcriptional regulator, with protein sequence MRSSELAAAAGVNLQTLRYYERRGLLDEPDRSLGGHRMYPAEAVTTLRVIKAAQRLGFTLAEVSELLAAARHRHRRGEGTGLQTRAREKLADVEAKIADLTVIAETLRAGIAAGCDDLETCAGDPACPLPFAELSARGGRA encoded by the coding sequence ATGAGATCCAGCGAACTCGCGGCCGCCGCCGGCGTGAACCTCCAGACCCTCCGGTACTACGAACGCCGCGGCCTCCTCGACGAACCAGACCGCAGCCTCGGCGGCCACCGCATGTACCCGGCCGAGGCCGTCACCACCCTGCGCGTCATCAAAGCCGCCCAACGCCTCGGCTTCACCCTCGCCGAGGTCTCCGAACTGCTGGCCGCCGCGAGACATCGGCACCGCCGCGGCGAGGGAACCGGGCTCCAGACGCGCGCCCGGGAGAAACTGGCGGACGTGGAAGCCAAGATCGCCGACCTGACGGTCATCGCCGAGACCCTGCGCGCCGGTATCGCCGCCGGCTGCGACGACCTGGAGACCTGCGCGGGCGACCCCGCCTGCCCGCTCCCGTTCGCCGAGCTCAGCGCGCGCGGCGGCCGAGCGTGA
- a CDS encoding ribbon-helix-helix protein, CopG family has translation MAKDLTKNILLRLDPELADRLQTVASVEGRSVSDVAREAIAALVDQRREDAQFSRLLEENLTRHEQSLRRLRGDD, from the coding sequence ATGGCGAAGGACCTGACCAAGAACATCCTGTTGCGGCTCGATCCGGAGTTGGCGGATCGGCTGCAGACGGTGGCGTCGGTGGAGGGACGGTCGGTGTCGGACGTGGCGCGGGAGGCGATCGCGGCGCTGGTGGACCAGCGCCGCGAGGACGCGCAGTTCAGCCGTCTGCTGGAGGAGAACCTGACCCGCCACGAGCAGTCGCTGCGCCGGCTGCGTGGCGACGACTGA